The following proteins are encoded in a genomic region of Oncorhynchus masou masou isolate Uvic2021 chromosome 32, UVic_Omas_1.1, whole genome shotgun sequence:
- the LOC135525580 gene encoding uncharacterized protein LOC135525580 produces the protein MATGICEKCAQLLKDFVAYVKRLSSELVQKITECIKNLSRCSCQRRKRATVASYISEQHERQAARTLLNHLDTVDYPLPVALLEPYTALLLSNDMEVQRITTLSLVHLLVKNKVSKEQVIETGMLMPLLEMLQSGDPTVQCNSCQCIASLASSDSNREAIVSAEGVIPLLVLAKSYDPQVQQNAVWALLNLTQSEKTMGVLCQEGAIPVLALLLQSSNYEVQFYSCSALSNIATVPGHHPKMLGIGDRFLLKSLLTLMSSSVQKNASQACRCLQILSGNVVTQEQLMYLNCVLPLKALLCSATPPLTESAIALLSELATHQPNREGLVNEGLVQVIGQLLLCHRSSSIINHSVVTITNLSSTSEGQQAVMDSECVTGLLKALVSSVTSEETVLCVTSCLHHLTSWDLLQSHLATKMTPEHVSSLVKFSAQMDNLELSYRSASIISKLKMNEHVIQLLTPHYAAISEYLLMYLKNQEVRFQQLSIVTLCNLKKDGEFSVLMSGSVLDKQLKWVHAQTEQTRQLLQAIQMPQSY, from the exons ATGGCCACCGGAATATGTGAAAAGTGTGCACAACTGCTAAAGGACTTCGTTGCTTATGTAAAGAGATTGTCGTCTGAACTTGTACAGAAGATAACGGAGTGTATAAAGAACCTGTCAAGATGTAGCTGTCAGCGGAGGAAGAGAGCAACTGTTGCATCCTATATCTCAGAGCAGCACGAGAGACAGGCTGCTCgtacactactgaaccacctggACACAG TGGATTATCCTCTACCCGTTGCTCTCCTGGAGCCATACACAGCCCTACTGCTCTCTAATGACATGGAGGTTCAGAGGATCACCACTCTGTCTCTGGTTCATCTGCTAGTGAAGAACAaag TGAGTAAGGAGCAGGTGATTGAGACAGGGATGCTGATGCCCCTGCTAGAGATGCTCCAGTCTGGGGACCCCACTGTCCAGTGTAACTCCTGCCAATGTATTGCCTCACTGGCCTCCTCAG ACTCAAACCGGGAAGCTATCGTGTCAGCTGAAGGGGTGATTCCACTACTGGTTTTAGCCAAGTCTTACGATCCCCAAGTCCAACAGAATGCAGTCTGGGCCCTTTTAAACCTCACACAGTCTG AGAAGACGATGGGAGTGTTATGTCAAGAAGGAGCCATTCCTGTACTGGCACTTCTGTTGCAGTCCTCCAACTATGAGGTCCAG TTCTACAGCTGCTCTGCCCTGAGCAACATAGCCACCGTCCCGGGCCATCATCCCAAAATGTTGGGCATTGGAGACCGTTTTCTGTTGAAGTCTCTGCTGACACTCATGTCCTCATCAGTGCAGAAG AATGCATCCCAAGCTTGCAGATGCCTCCAAATCCTTTCAGGGAATG TTGTGACCCAGGAGCAGCTGATGTACCTGAATTGTGTGTTGCCTCTGAAGGCCCTGCTGTGCTCCGCTACTCCCCCTCTGACTGAGTCTGCTATAGCACTACTGTCTGAGCTAGCCACACACCAACCCAATAGA GAGGGCCTGGTGAATGAGGGCCTGGTACAGGTGATCGGGCAGCTGCTCCTCTGTCACAGATCCAGCTCCATCATCAACCACAGTGTTGTTACCATCACCAACCTCAGCAGCACCAGCGAGGGACAGCAG gctgttatggacagtgAGTGTGTAACGGGACTTCTCAAGGCCCTTGTGTCCAGTGTGACCTCAGAGGAGACCGTTCTGTGTGTCACTTCCTGTTTACATCACCTGACAAGCTGGG ACTTACTTCAGTCTCATTTGGCCACAAAAATGACTCCTGAACATGTTTCAAGTCTGGTGAAGTTCTCTGCACAAATGGACAATCTAGAGTTGTCCTATAGGTCTGCTTCCATCATCAGCAAACTAAAGATGAACG AACATGTCATCCAACTACTGACGCCACACTACGCTGCCATCTCTGAATATCTCCTGATGTACCTCAAGAACCAGGAAGTGCGATTCCAACAGCTGAGTATTGTTACTCTATGCAACCTGAAGAAAG ACGGAGAGTTTTCAGTGCTGATGAGTGGTAGTGTGCTGGATAAGCAGCTAAAATGGGTACATGCACAGACGGAGCAGACCAGGCAGTTACTGCAGGCGATTCAGATGCCTCAATCCTACTGA